AACAAAGCCCCGCACAGCTCCTTAACTGTCGTGATACTATGTCCGTGTCATTTAGAGAGTCAGCATGGATGAAGATGAAAAACAGCACCCCAACCCCTCATGATGCCACCTTCCGGCAATTCCTCACGCAGCCCGAGATCGCTCGGGACTTTATGGAACTCCATCTTCCGGCAGAGCTGCGCGCGCTGTGCGACCTCAGCACCCTTAAGCTGGAGTCCGGATCCTTTGTCGAGGACGACCTCCGCCAGTACTTCAGCGACGTCCTCTACAGCCTGAAGACCACCGCCGGGGACGGCTACGTTCACGTGCTGATTGAGCATCAGTCGTCTCCGGACCGGCATATGGCCTTTCGCCTGCTGCGCTACGCCGTGGCGGCCATGCAGCGCCATCTTGAGGCGGGTCACAGGAAGCTGCCGCTGGTGATACCCGTGCTGTTCTATACCGGAAAACGCAACCCTTACCCGTATTCCACCCGCTGGCTGGATGAATTCGATGACCCGGCAGTGGCAGAAAAACTCTACGGCGGCGCCTTTCCCCTGACAGACATCACCGTTATCCCGGACGATGACATCATGGATCACCGCAGTATGGCGGCCCTCACGCTCCTGCAGAAGCATATTCACCAGCGCGACATGGCCGCACTGACCGACCGGCTGGCCACCCTGCTGATGGCAGACTATCTTTCTTCACCTCAGGTGACGGCGCTGATACACTATTTACTGCAGGCGGGAGAGTCGGCCGACTCCGAAGCCTTTGTTCGCGAACTGGCACAGCGTGTGCCGCAACACGGAGACGCACTCATGACCATCGCACAGCAGCTTGAACAGAAGGGCATTGAGAAAGGACGGCAGGAGGGGATCCAGCTTGGA
The window above is part of the Erwinia pyri genome. Proteins encoded here:
- a CDS encoding Rpn family recombination-promoting nuclease/putative transposase is translated as MKMKNSTPTPHDATFRQFLTQPEIARDFMELHLPAELRALCDLSTLKLESGSFVEDDLRQYFSDVLYSLKTTAGDGYVHVLIEHQSSPDRHMAFRLLRYAVAAMQRHLEAGHRKLPLVIPVLFYTGKRNPYPYSTRWLDEFDDPAVAEKLYGGAFPLTDITVIPDDDIMDHRSMAALTLLQKHIHQRDMAALTDRLATLLMADYLSSPQVTALIHYLLQAGESADSEAFVRELAQRVPQHGDALMTIAQQLEQKGIEKGRQEGIQLGEQQGIEKGEREATLKIARTMLQNDLDQNIIMQMTGLTEDELAQIHH